One window from the genome of Cyprinus carpio isolate SPL01 chromosome B1, ASM1834038v1, whole genome shotgun sequence encodes:
- the sc:d189 gene encoding OX-2 membrane glycoprotein isoform X2, producing the protein MSCELSALYKSVAVKMCGSMSAVSLRVWVTLMLLSRLQGKVLAPSHLQAMTGVPFMLACNITLETGETLKQVLWLDVTNKTILHYQPDKYNDVTQVDGVELSKQIIGLQAHTSVITIRRVAPANEGCYQCLFDVYPTGQQRGRTCLSLMAMVEMMDNKTVVSGKPVTLLCKYILSKRVRQVLWKKTAEQGDTATVASYVKNDRPIIETPFKNRITLNPSLGQTKLSIHRAQTEDEGCYTCEFHTYPDGIKSATGCLSVYVLPKPEASYITVSQGIVEANCSAVSHKTAALSWKVPGHNQTLGPAVTSLYQLGDGTTLVVSSIEMQTELLHDELVKCEVHHQGLESAIYVSLNKSSCVALVLLICLCVCLKRC; encoded by the exons ATGTCGTGTGAACTGTCTGCTCTATACAAATCTGTGGCT GTCAAGATGTGTGGATCTATGTCTGCAGTATCTCTGCGAGTCTGGGTGACACTGATGTTGCTCTCTCGACTTCAAG GTAAGGTCCTTGCACCGTCTCATCTGCAGGCGATGACTGGAGTTCCCTTCATGCTGGCCTGCAATATTACCTTGGAGACAGGAGAGACTTTAAAACAAGTGCTGTGGTTAGACGTGACAAATAAAACGATACTACACTATCAGCCTGATAAGTATAACGACGTCACCCAAGTGGATGGGGTCGAGCTTTCAAAGCAGATCATAGGACTGCAAGCTCACACCAGCGTCATCACCATCAGAAGAGTCGCACCAGCCAACGAGGGCTGCTACCAGTGTCTTTTTGACGTGTACCCAACCGGGCAGCAGAGAGGAAGGACGTGTCTTTCACTTATGG CAATGGTGGAAATGATGGACAATAAAACAGTTGTGAGCGGAAAGCCTGTTACTCTTTTGTGCAAGTACATTCTCAGTAAGCGAGTCCGGCAGGTTTTATGGAAAAAAACAGCTGAGCAAGGGGACACTGCCACTGTTGCTTCTTATGTGAAGAATGACAGACCCATCATCGAAACCCCTTTTAAGAATCGGATCACACTAAATCCATCACTTGGGCAAACCAAGCTCTCCATACACCGGGCTCAGACAGAGGATGAGGGCTGTTACACCTGCGAGTTCCACACGTATCCAGATGGCATTAAGAGTGCGACAGGTTGTCTGTCAGTTTATG TCTTACCCAAACCTGAGGCCAGTTACATCACCGTATCGCAGGGCATTGTTGAGGCGAACTGCTCAGCCGTAtcacacaaaacagcagcacTCTCGTGGAAAGTCCCGGGTCATAATCAAACTCTGGGCCCTGCCGTCACATCACTTTATCAGCTAGGGGACGGCACCACCCTGGTGGTCAGTTCCATTGAAATGCAGACTGAGCTACTGCACGATGAACTTGTGAAGTGTGAAGTTCATCACCAAGGCCTTGAGTCTGCCATCTACGTCTCTCTGAATAAAT CCAGCTGTGTGGCCCTTGTGCTGCTCATATGTCTGTGTGTCTGCCTGAAGAGGTGCTAA
- the tpt1 gene encoding translationally-controlled tumor protein homolog: MIIYKDIITGDEMFSDIYKIKESENGMMIEVEGKMISRAEGDIDDALIGGNASAEVLDEGCDSTTVSGVDIVLNHKLQETSYDKKSYTAYIKDYMKAVKAKLQESAPDRVDPFMANAPAEVKKILGNIKNYQFFTGESMNPDGMIGLLDFREDGVTPYMLFFKDGLEIEKC, from the exons ATGATCATCTACAAGGACATCATCACCG GGGATGAGATGTTCTCCGACATCTACAAAATCAAAGAGTCTGAGAATGGAATGATGATTGAAGTTGAGGGAAAG ATGATCAGCAGGGCGGAGGGAGACATAGATGATGCACTGATTGGTGGCAATGCGTCAGCAGAAGTTCTGGATGAGGGCTGCGACTCTACCACTGTCAGCGGTGTAGATATCGTCCTCAACCATAAACTTCAGGAGACCTCCTATGACAAGAAGTCTTACACGGCCTACATCAAGGACTACATGAAGGC agTGAAAGCCAAGCTACAGGAAAGTGCACCTGACAGGGTAGACCCCTTTATGGCTAACGCACCGGCTGAGGTCAAGAAAATTCTAGGCAACATCAAAAACTATCAG TTTTTCACTGGCGAATCCATGAACCCAGATGGCATGATTGGTCTCCTTGACTTCCGTGAGGATGGCGTCACACCGTACATGCTTTTCTTTAAGGATGGTCTGGAGATTGAGAAATGC TAA
- the sc:d189 gene encoding OX-2 membrane glycoprotein isoform X1, with protein MSCELSALYKSVAVKMCGSMSAVSLRVWVTLMLLSRLQGKVLAPSHLQAMTGVPFMLACNITLETGETLKQVLWLDVTNKTILHYQPDKYNDVTQVDGVELSKQIIGLQAHTSVITIRRVAPANEGCYQCLFDVYPTGQQRGRTCLSLMAMVEMMDNKTVVSGKPVTLLCKYILSKRVRQVLWKKTAEQGDTATVASYVKNDRPIIETPFKNRITLNPSLGQTKLSIHRAQTEDEGCYTCEFHTYPDGIKSATGCLSVYVLPKPEASYITVSQGIVEANCSAVSHKTAALSWKVPGHNQTLGPAVTSLYQLGDGTTLVVSSIEMQTELLHDELVKCEVHHQGLESAIYVSLNKSRNVHVILISASCVALVLLICLCVCLKRC; from the exons ATGTCGTGTGAACTGTCTGCTCTATACAAATCTGTGGCT GTCAAGATGTGTGGATCTATGTCTGCAGTATCTCTGCGAGTCTGGGTGACACTGATGTTGCTCTCTCGACTTCAAG GTAAGGTCCTTGCACCGTCTCATCTGCAGGCGATGACTGGAGTTCCCTTCATGCTGGCCTGCAATATTACCTTGGAGACAGGAGAGACTTTAAAACAAGTGCTGTGGTTAGACGTGACAAATAAAACGATACTACACTATCAGCCTGATAAGTATAACGACGTCACCCAAGTGGATGGGGTCGAGCTTTCAAAGCAGATCATAGGACTGCAAGCTCACACCAGCGTCATCACCATCAGAAGAGTCGCACCAGCCAACGAGGGCTGCTACCAGTGTCTTTTTGACGTGTACCCAACCGGGCAGCAGAGAGGAAGGACGTGTCTTTCACTTATGG CAATGGTGGAAATGATGGACAATAAAACAGTTGTGAGCGGAAAGCCTGTTACTCTTTTGTGCAAGTACATTCTCAGTAAGCGAGTCCGGCAGGTTTTATGGAAAAAAACAGCTGAGCAAGGGGACACTGCCACTGTTGCTTCTTATGTGAAGAATGACAGACCCATCATCGAAACCCCTTTTAAGAATCGGATCACACTAAATCCATCACTTGGGCAAACCAAGCTCTCCATACACCGGGCTCAGACAGAGGATGAGGGCTGTTACACCTGCGAGTTCCACACGTATCCAGATGGCATTAAGAGTGCGACAGGTTGTCTGTCAGTTTATG TCTTACCCAAACCTGAGGCCAGTTACATCACCGTATCGCAGGGCATTGTTGAGGCGAACTGCTCAGCCGTAtcacacaaaacagcagcacTCTCGTGGAAAGTCCCGGGTCATAATCAAACTCTGGGCCCTGCCGTCACATCACTTTATCAGCTAGGGGACGGCACCACCCTGGTGGTCAGTTCCATTGAAATGCAGACTGAGCTACTGCACGATGAACTTGTGAAGTGTGAAGTTCATCACCAAGGCCTTGAGTCTGCCATCTACGTCTCTCTGAATAAAT CCAGGAACGTCCATGTCATTCTCATTTCAGCCAGCTGTGTGGCCCTTGTGCTGCTCATATGTCTGTGTGTCTGCCTGAAGAGGTGCTAA